A window of Streptomyces armeniacus contains these coding sequences:
- a CDS encoding acetyl-CoA C-acetyltransferase: MPEAVIVSAARSPIGRAFKGSLKDLRPDDLTAEIVRAALDKVPGLDPALIEDLMLGCGLPGGEQGHNLARVVAVQLGMDRLPGCTVTRYCSSSLQTTRMALHAIKAGEGDVFLSAGVETVSRSVNGSSDGMPGTHNPAFADAEARTAHRAEHGGEGWTDPRENGELPDVYIAMGQTAENLARDKGISRAEMDEFGVRSQNLAEKAIAEGFWEREITPVTLPDGTVVSHDDGPRPGVTLEGVQGLKPVFRPDGLVTAGNCCPLNDGAAALVVMSDTKARELGITPLARVVSTGVSALSPEIMGFGPVEASQQALARAGMSIGDIDLVEINEAFAAQVIPSYQALGIDLDRLNVNGGAIAVGHPFGMTGARITGTLINSLQWHDKQFGLETMCVGGGQGMAMVIERLS, translated from the coding sequence ATGCCCGAAGCCGTGATCGTCTCCGCCGCCCGCTCGCCGATCGGACGCGCCTTCAAGGGATCGCTCAAGGACCTGCGTCCTGACGATCTCACCGCCGAGATCGTCAGGGCCGCACTCGACAAGGTGCCCGGCCTCGACCCCGCCCTGATCGAGGACCTGATGCTGGGCTGCGGCCTGCCGGGCGGCGAACAGGGCCACAACCTCGCCCGCGTGGTCGCCGTACAGCTGGGCATGGACCGGCTGCCCGGCTGCACCGTCACCCGCTACTGCTCGTCCTCGCTGCAGACGACCCGGATGGCGCTGCACGCGATCAAGGCGGGCGAGGGCGACGTGTTCCTGTCGGCGGGCGTCGAAACGGTCTCGCGCTCCGTCAACGGCTCCTCCGACGGCATGCCGGGCACGCACAACCCGGCGTTCGCGGACGCCGAGGCCCGTACGGCACACCGCGCCGAACACGGCGGCGAGGGCTGGACCGACCCGCGCGAGAACGGCGAACTCCCCGACGTCTACATCGCCATGGGCCAGACCGCCGAGAACCTCGCCCGGGACAAGGGCATCTCCCGCGCGGAGATGGACGAGTTCGGCGTACGGTCCCAGAACCTCGCCGAGAAGGCCATCGCCGAGGGCTTCTGGGAGCGCGAGATCACCCCCGTCACGCTCCCCGACGGCACGGTGGTGTCCCACGACGACGGCCCGCGGCCGGGCGTCACGCTGGAGGGCGTACAGGGCCTGAAGCCGGTCTTCCGCCCCGACGGGCTGGTCACCGCGGGCAACTGCTGCCCGCTCAACGACGGTGCCGCGGCGCTCGTCGTCATGTCCGACACCAAGGCGCGCGAGCTGGGCATCACGCCGCTCGCCCGCGTCGTCTCCACCGGTGTCTCCGCGCTGTCCCCCGAGATCATGGGCTTCGGCCCGGTCGAGGCGTCCCAACAGGCCCTGGCACGGGCGGGGATGAGCATCGGCGACATCGATCTCGTCGAGATCAACGAGGCGTTCGCCGCCCAGGTCATCCCCTCCTACCAGGCGCTCGGCATCGACCTGGACCGGCTGAACGTCAACGGCGGCGCCATCGCCGTCGGCCACCCCTTCGGGATGACGGGCGCCCGTATCACCGGGACGCTGATCAACTCGCTGCAGTGGCACGACAAGCAGTTCGGCCTCGAGACGATGTGCGTCGGCGGCGGACAGGGCATGGCGATGGTCATCGAGCGCCTCAGCTGA
- a CDS encoding LuxR C-terminal-related transcriptional regulator, with product MIVPAPSVPAGGVAPARMAGGGTGRTIRCGTRDEERPVVCERAWEGRLTDALAGTGQPVLLLVEGAAGTGKSRLARRLARLPEARTAARVSVAFQASGALAVTEPARAHRTDAHRTDAQDRAGPHRADAHRTGTPHRTEAGARDTLRAALASVRPALLVAEDVHHADEDCLALLRGLLAEPPGRFAAVLTYRPGQLPRRGLPLGRAVDYPARLSVVRWPVRPLDERQVRAAAEEALGAERCSAELVAGLRRRSAGIPQVLVDLLGMLRDAGDGRTHFTARDVDAVGVPVRLAESVLDTVRALPEQHRAVVWAAAVLDRPADARDLSAVAGLGAEPARAALVAALKAGALRETEEGRYGFAVPLAAAAVRRDLPGPLRERLHDRAAELYGAREPVPWARIARHLRGCGRTEEWLRATEHVARGDGGGTVTEDEAAVALLEQALNEDGTPPELRARLALALARGATLGLRTEETVRALRTVVADTSLPAATRGEIRLELGLLLHNQKRRFHEGREQVRRAIGELSERSALATLAMAALANPFFPGASLTEHLDWQRRADETAAASGDGTARTAAAASRATLLLAAGDPAAWRLVRELPRDGTALADRQQVARGLCNTASGAVYLGHHGRGAELLGEGLELAARSDAPFLGRVGCGTTLFREWLTGSWEGLAERCTGLVAEDGIANDARVVLALLALAKGEWSAADDWLPPDGHPSYEGCETPVAATAAGVRVRLLLAREDADAAARAAASAWAGLARKGVWVWGAQLAPWAAEAHVRAGHRTEAGALVAEFADGLSGRDAPAASAALLHCRAVLAEADGELEQAGAHFKAAGAAYARLSYPYARALMTEGAGRCAFRTGTGVNTAVKEVTGCVEQLTRLGASWDAARVRAALRTHHPAAVRRPRGRPAYTEGLSPREAEVAELAASGLTNREIAATLHLSPRTVEQHVSRAMRKLGVGLRRELADHTGHGGAGGG from the coding sequence GTGATTGTTCCGGCACCGAGCGTGCCGGCGGGCGGCGTGGCCCCCGCGCGTATGGCGGGCGGCGGCACCGGCCGTACGATCCGGTGCGGAACCAGGGACGAGGAGCGGCCAGTCGTGTGCGAACGGGCGTGGGAGGGCCGGCTGACGGACGCGCTGGCCGGCACCGGGCAGCCCGTCCTGCTGCTCGTCGAGGGCGCCGCCGGGACGGGCAAGAGCCGGCTGGCGCGCCGGCTGGCCCGGCTGCCGGAGGCGCGTACGGCGGCGCGGGTGTCCGTCGCGTTCCAGGCCTCCGGCGCGCTCGCGGTGACCGAACCGGCGCGGGCGCACCGTACGGATGCGCACCGTACGGATGCACAAGACCGTGCGGGACCACACCGTGCGGATGCGCACCGTACGGGTACGCCGCACCGTACGGAGGCCGGCGCCCGCGACACCCTCCGCGCGGCGCTCGCCTCCGTACGCCCCGCCCTTCTCGTCGCCGAGGACGTGCACCACGCGGACGAGGACTGCCTCGCGCTACTGCGCGGGCTGTTGGCCGAGCCGCCGGGCCGATTCGCGGCGGTGCTCACGTACCGTCCCGGGCAACTGCCCCGACGGGGGCTGCCGCTGGGCCGCGCCGTCGACTACCCGGCACGGCTGTCCGTGGTGCGCTGGCCGGTGCGGCCACTGGACGAACGGCAGGTGCGCGCCGCCGCCGAGGAGGCGCTGGGCGCGGAACGCTGCTCGGCGGAGCTGGTCGCGGGGCTGCGCCGGCGCTCCGCCGGGATACCGCAGGTGCTCGTGGACCTGCTGGGGATGCTCCGGGACGCCGGCGACGGCCGTACGCACTTCACGGCCAGGGACGTGGACGCCGTAGGGGTGCCGGTGCGGCTCGCCGAGTCCGTACTGGACACGGTGCGCGCACTGCCCGAACAGCACCGTGCGGTGGTGTGGGCGGCCGCCGTACTGGACCGGCCCGCGGACGCGCGGGACCTGTCCGCCGTCGCGGGGCTCGGGGCCGAGCCCGCACGTGCCGCGCTCGTCGCCGCGTTGAAGGCGGGCGCGCTGCGGGAGACGGAGGAGGGCCGGTACGGCTTCGCCGTCCCCCTCGCCGCCGCGGCCGTCCGCCGGGACCTGCCCGGACCGCTGCGGGAGCGGCTGCACGACAGGGCGGCGGAGCTGTACGGCGCGCGGGAGCCCGTTCCGTGGGCGCGCATCGCACGCCACCTGAGGGGCTGCGGCCGTACCGAGGAGTGGCTGCGCGCCACGGAACACGTCGCCCGCGGCGACGGCGGCGGCACCGTGACGGAGGACGAGGCCGCCGTGGCGCTGCTGGAACAGGCGCTGAACGAGGACGGCACTCCCCCGGAGCTGCGCGCGCGGCTGGCGCTGGCGCTGGCCCGCGGCGCCACGCTCGGCCTCCGTACGGAGGAGACGGTGCGGGCCCTGCGGACGGTCGTGGCCGACACGTCGCTGCCCGCCGCGACCAGAGGCGAGATACGGCTCGAACTCGGGCTGCTGCTGCACAACCAGAAGCGCCGTTTCCACGAGGGACGCGAGCAGGTGCGCCGCGCCATCGGCGAACTGTCCGAGCGTTCCGCGCTCGCCACCCTGGCGATGGCGGCGCTGGCGAACCCGTTCTTCCCCGGCGCCTCCCTCACCGAGCACCTCGACTGGCAGCGGCGCGCCGACGAGACCGCCGCCGCCTCCGGGGACGGCACGGCCCGTACGGCGGCCGCCGCGAGCCGCGCCACCCTGCTGCTGGCCGCCGGCGACCCCGCCGCCTGGCGGCTGGTGCGCGAACTCCCCCGCGACGGCACGGCCCTGGCCGACCGGCAGCAGGTGGCACGCGGCCTGTGCAACACCGCGAGCGGCGCGGTGTACCTCGGCCACCACGGGCGCGGCGCGGAACTGCTGGGCGAAGGGCTGGAGTTGGCCGCCCGGAGCGACGCGCCGTTCCTCGGACGGGTCGGCTGCGGCACCACCCTCTTCCGCGAGTGGCTGACCGGCTCCTGGGAGGGCCTCGCGGAACGCTGCACGGGCCTGGTCGCGGAGGACGGCATCGCGAACGACGCCCGCGTCGTCCTCGCCCTGCTGGCGCTCGCGAAGGGCGAGTGGAGCGCGGCGGACGACTGGCTCCCGCCGGACGGGCACCCCTCGTACGAGGGCTGCGAGACGCCGGTGGCGGCCACGGCGGCGGGCGTACGCGTCCGGCTCCTGCTCGCCCGTGAGGACGCCGACGCCGCCGCGCGCGCGGCGGCGTCGGCCTGGGCGGGGCTCGCCCGCAAGGGCGTCTGGGTCTGGGGCGCCCAGCTCGCCCCCTGGGCGGCCGAGGCACACGTGCGCGCCGGCCACCGTACGGAGGCGGGGGCGCTGGTGGCGGAGTTCGCGGACGGCCTGTCCGGACGGGACGCCCCGGCGGCGTCGGCGGCGCTGCTGCACTGCCGCGCCGTACTGGCGGAGGCAGACGGTGAACTGGAGCAGGCGGGGGCGCACTTCAAGGCGGCGGGCGCCGCGTACGCGCGTCTCTCGTACCCGTACGCGCGGGCGCTGATGACCGAGGGCGCGGGGCGCTGCGCGTTCCGCACGGGCACCGGAGTCAACACCGCTGTCAAGGAAGTCACGGGCTGCGTCGAACAGTTGACCCGGCTCGGCGCCTCCTGGGACGCGGCGCGCGTACGGGCGGCGCTGCGGACGCACCACCCCGCGGCGGTACGGCGGCCGCGCGGGCGGCCCGCGTACACGGAAGGGCTCTCGCCGCGCGAGGCGGAGGTCGCGGAGCTGGCGGCGAGCGGACTCACCAACCGGGAGATCGCGGCCACGCTGCACCTGTCGCCGCGCACAGTGGAGCAGCACGTGTCGCGGGCGATGCGCAAGCTGGGCGTGGGCCTGCGGCGGGAGTTGGCGGACCACACGGGGCACGGCGGGGCAGGCGGCGGCTGA
- a CDS encoding ABC transporter permease yields the protein MLRTALRNVLAHKGRLLMTVLAVMLGVAFVAGTLVFTSTIQSAYQKSSEEGFSHVDVAIQPVERKSDDENLKPVDNLNQQTLDKAAALPGTESAIGIVSGFTGIAKKDGSLAGGGWGTMGANYYAGKDGKSEDSRYPMKQGRPPQSANEIALDAKTADRTGYKVGDTVPVSVDGPVRQQKVVGVFTTDDGSVQAGGTLVLFDNATAQKLLADPGEYTEIQLAAASGTSQAQLKAAAEKLLPPEAEAVTGQKLADDQSKQIEKQTSGMQTAMLAFAGIALFVGIFIIANTFTMLVAQRTKELALMRAVGATRRQVTRSVLLEAFSVGAVASAAGLAAGIGIAVGLRSLMSSVGGGDMPEGPLVVSPNTIVTTLIVGVVVTVLAAWLPARRAARIPPVAAMGSVHAPATTRSLVLRNTIGSLFAGGGAALVLGAISSDDTKMMGLGAALLLIGVFVLTPLLSRPMIAAAAPVLKLFKVSGKLARLNAVRTPRRTAATASALMIGLTLITGMTVIAGGIQHAIDKMATGSLKADYAVSMANFSQLSPDVKKKLDAMDEVTASSAFRTAPARIDGEKESLSGVDGSNVADLTSLEFTEGSWAGVSGGKKAVVDTDMAEDHGWKVGSTFKVTYQDGQQGALTVAGLYKGNQVIKGIQLDNKTLTPHMAKVGDLQVMVKTSGGASDAMKEKLEKGLGNNPVVTVQDKEDISEGIAQMISILLNILYGLLAMAVIVAVLGVVNTLAMSVFERSQEIGMLRAIGLDRRGVKRMVRLESLVISLFGGVLGIGLGVFFGWAAGELIAGAGLDTYSLVLPWGRMGVFLLLAAAVGVVAALWPARRAAKMDMLSAIKAE from the coding sequence ATGCTCCGAACCGCCTTGCGCAACGTCCTTGCGCACAAGGGCCGGTTGCTGATGACCGTGCTCGCCGTCATGCTCGGTGTGGCCTTCGTCGCCGGCACCCTGGTCTTCACCTCGACGATCCAGTCGGCCTACCAGAAGAGCTCCGAGGAGGGCTTCAGCCACGTCGATGTGGCCATACAGCCCGTCGAGCGGAAGTCCGACGACGAGAACCTCAAGCCGGTGGACAACCTCAACCAGCAGACGCTGGACAAGGCCGCCGCACTGCCCGGCACCGAGTCGGCGATCGGCATCGTCTCCGGCTTCACCGGCATCGCCAAGAAGGACGGCAGCCTCGCCGGCGGCGGCTGGGGCACCATGGGCGCCAACTACTACGCGGGCAAGGACGGCAAGAGCGAGGACTCTCGCTACCCCATGAAGCAGGGCCGTCCCCCGCAGAGCGCGAACGAGATCGCCCTCGACGCCAAGACCGCCGACCGCACCGGCTACAAGGTCGGCGACACCGTGCCCGTCTCCGTCGACGGCCCGGTGCGCCAGCAGAAGGTCGTCGGCGTCTTCACCACCGACGACGGCAGCGTCCAGGCCGGCGGCACGCTGGTGCTGTTCGACAACGCGACCGCGCAGAAGCTCCTCGCCGACCCCGGCGAGTACACCGAGATCCAGCTCGCCGCCGCGTCCGGCACCTCGCAGGCTCAGCTGAAGGCGGCGGCCGAGAAGCTCCTGCCGCCGGAGGCCGAGGCAGTCACCGGGCAGAAGCTCGCGGACGACCAGTCCAAGCAGATCGAGAAGCAGACCTCCGGGATGCAGACGGCCATGCTGGCCTTCGCCGGCATCGCCCTCTTCGTCGGCATCTTCATCATCGCGAACACCTTCACCATGCTCGTCGCCCAGCGCACCAAGGAGCTGGCGCTGATGCGCGCGGTGGGCGCCACCCGCCGGCAGGTGACCCGTTCGGTGCTGCTCGAGGCCTTCTCGGTGGGCGCCGTCGCCTCGGCCGCCGGTCTCGCCGCGGGCATCGGCATCGCGGTGGGGCTGCGTTCGCTGATGAGCTCGGTGGGCGGCGGTGACATGCCCGAGGGGCCGCTGGTCGTCTCGCCGAACACCATCGTGACCACGCTGATCGTGGGCGTCGTCGTCACGGTGCTCGCCGCCTGGCTGCCCGCGCGGCGCGCCGCCCGTATCCCCCCGGTGGCGGCGATGGGCAGCGTGCACGCCCCGGCGACGACCCGTTCGCTGGTGCTGCGGAACACGATCGGCTCGCTCTTCGCGGGCGGCGGCGCTGCACTCGTGCTCGGCGCGATCTCCAGCGACGACACCAAGATGATGGGCCTCGGCGCGGCGCTCCTGCTGATCGGCGTCTTCGTGCTGACGCCGCTGCTGTCGCGTCCGATGATCGCGGCCGCGGCGCCGGTGCTGAAGCTGTTCAAGGTGAGCGGGAAGCTGGCGCGACTCAACGCGGTGCGCACCCCGCGCCGTACGGCCGCCACCGCCTCCGCGCTGATGATCGGCCTCACGCTGATCACCGGCATGACGGTGATCGCCGGTGGTATCCAGCACGCCATCGACAAGATGGCGACCGGCTCCCTCAAGGCCGACTACGCGGTCTCCATGGCCAACTTCTCGCAGCTGTCGCCGGATGTGAAGAAGAAGCTCGACGCGATGGACGAGGTCACGGCCAGCTCGGCGTTCCGCACCGCACCGGCGCGTATCGACGGCGAGAAGGAGTCGCTGTCCGGCGTCGACGGCTCCAATGTCGCCGACCTGACCAGCCTCGAGTTCACCGAGGGCTCCTGGGCGGGCGTGTCCGGCGGCAAGAAGGCCGTCGTCGACACGGACATGGCGGAGGACCACGGCTGGAAGGTCGGGTCCACCTTCAAGGTGACCTACCAGGACGGCCAGCAGGGCGCGTTGACCGTCGCCGGCCTGTACAAGGGCAACCAGGTCATCAAGGGCATCCAGCTCGACAACAAGACCCTCACCCCGCACATGGCGAAGGTCGGGGACCTGCAGGTCATGGTGAAGACCAGCGGGGGCGCCAGCGACGCCATGAAGGAGAAGCTGGAGAAGGGCCTCGGCAACAACCCGGTCGTCACCGTGCAGGACAAGGAGGACATCTCCGAGGGCATCGCGCAGATGATCAGCATTCTGCTGAACATCCTGTACGGGCTGCTGGCCATGGCGGTGATCGTCGCCGTCCTCGGAGTGGTCAACACCCTCGCCATGTCCGTCTTCGAACGGAGCCAGGAGATCGGCATGCTGCGCGCCATCGGCCTGGACCGGCGGGGCGTCAAGCGGATGGTCCGGCTGGAATCGCTGGTGATCTCGCTCTTCGGCGGTGTGCTGGGGATCGGACTCGGCGTCTTCTTCGGCTGGGCGGCGGGTGAGCTCATCGCGGGCGCCGGCCTGGACACGTACTCGCTGGTCCTGCCGTGGGGCCGGATGGGCGTGTTCCTGCTGCTCGCGGCGGCCGTCGGCGTGGTGGCCGCGCTCTGGCCCGCGCGCCGCGCCGCCAAGATGGACATGCTGTCCGCGATCAAGGCGGAGTGA
- a CDS encoding SAM-dependent methyltransferase, translated as MADAASRLYALAERVLNAPVQVRIRAWDHSEAGPPGAPTVVVRNRRALRRILWRPGELGLARAWVAGEIDIEGDLYDALGKLSEVLWARDAHDGTAPSEAAPGAPAPTPAGPEPARSALALARDPAVRSAARELVRLAGPWPPPPPPREETRRRTGLRHTLHRDRRAISHHYDVGNDFYELVLGPSMVYSCAYWHEDLDPAALADAQRAKLDLICRKLALRPGLRLLDVGCGWGSLVLHAAREYGVHAVGVTLSQEQAAYARKRIAEEGLTDRIEVRVQDYREVADGPYDAIASVGMAEHVGAARYRQYAGSLYALLQPGGRLLNHQIARRPARDEAAYEVDDFIDAYVFPDGELAPVGRTVALLEEAGFEVRDLESLREHYALTLRRWVANLEAHWREAVRLTSPGRARVWRLYMAASALAFERNRIGVNQILAVRTSSDGASGLPLHTRDWRTA; from the coding sequence ATGGCCGATGCCGCGTCGCGGCTCTACGCCCTCGCCGAGAGAGTCCTCAACGCACCCGTCCAGGTGCGCATCCGCGCCTGGGACCACAGCGAGGCCGGTCCGCCGGGCGCACCCACGGTCGTCGTCCGGAACCGGCGCGCACTGCGCCGCATCCTGTGGCGGCCCGGTGAACTGGGCCTGGCCCGCGCCTGGGTGGCCGGCGAGATCGACATAGAGGGCGACCTGTACGACGCCCTCGGCAAGCTCTCCGAAGTCCTCTGGGCCCGCGACGCGCACGACGGCACCGCACCGTCCGAAGCCGCACCCGGCGCCCCCGCCCCCACCCCCGCCGGACCCGAACCGGCGCGGAGCGCCCTCGCTCTCGCCCGCGACCCGGCCGTACGTTCCGCCGCCCGCGAACTGGTCCGCCTCGCCGGCCCCTGGCCGCCCCCGCCGCCGCCCCGCGAGGAGACCCGCCGCCGTACGGGCCTGCGGCACACGCTGCACCGCGACCGCCGGGCCATCAGCCACCACTACGACGTCGGCAACGACTTCTACGAGCTCGTGCTCGGTCCCTCCATGGTCTACTCGTGCGCCTACTGGCACGAGGACCTCGACCCCGCCGCCCTCGCGGACGCCCAGCGGGCCAAGCTGGACCTGATCTGCCGGAAGCTGGCCCTCCGTCCCGGCCTGCGGCTGCTGGACGTGGGCTGCGGCTGGGGCTCACTGGTGCTGCACGCCGCGCGCGAGTACGGCGTCCACGCCGTCGGTGTGACGCTCTCTCAGGAGCAGGCGGCGTACGCGCGCAAACGTATCGCCGAGGAGGGCCTGACCGACCGCATCGAGGTCCGCGTCCAGGACTACCGCGAGGTGGCGGACGGCCCGTACGACGCCATCGCGTCGGTCGGCATGGCCGAGCACGTGGGCGCGGCACGCTACCGGCAGTACGCGGGCAGCCTGTACGCGCTGCTGCAGCCCGGCGGCCGGCTCCTCAACCACCAGATCGCGCGCCGCCCCGCGCGCGACGAGGCCGCGTACGAGGTCGACGACTTCATCGACGCCTACGTCTTCCCCGACGGCGAACTCGCCCCCGTCGGCCGCACGGTCGCCCTCCTCGAAGAGGCCGGCTTCGAGGTACGCGACCTGGAGTCGCTGCGCGAGCACTACGCCCTGACGCTGCGCCGCTGGGTGGCCAATCTGGAGGCCCACTGGCGCGAGGCGGTGCGCCTTACGTCGCCGGGCCGGGCGCGGGTGTGGCGGCTCTACATGGCGGCGTCCGCCCTCGCCTTCGAGCGCAACCGGATCGGCGTCAACCAGATCCTGGCGGTCCGGACGTCGTCCGACGGCGCGTCCGGGCTGCCGCTGCACACGCGGGACTGGCGCACGGCGTAA
- a CDS encoding DUF4287 domain-containing protein, with the protein MSQTFSDETHQNLLSRIPHCTGREVSDWLRTVDEGPALFRFEEKVSWLRGEHELSYGHAKAIIHEHDLRRAARHL; encoded by the coding sequence ATGTCCCAGACTTTCTCCGATGAGACCCATCAGAACCTGCTCTCCCGTATCCCGCACTGCACCGGTCGTGAAGTCTCCGACTGGCTCCGCACGGTAGACGAAGGACCCGCCCTCTTCCGGTTCGAGGAGAAGGTGAGCTGGCTCCGCGGAGAGCATGAGCTCTCGTACGGACACGCGAAAGCGATCATCCACGAGCACGATCTGCGGCGCGCCGCGCGCCACCTCTGA
- a CDS encoding Bax inhibitor-1/YccA family protein: MRSSNPVFSRRGFSRDSGYAGSNGTQQPQAGNPYATNPYATNPYAQQPQTAVGPQGAPPVAPPHAGRMTMDDVVARTGMTVGTVVVTAALAWIVDLSLGLAIGAALVAMVLALVQAFKRTASPPLILAYAAFEGLFLGAISNFVDSRIADGAAMQAVLGTMAVFTAVLVMYKTRIIRVTQRFYRFVLAAAIGFVLLMGVNLLFAAFGGGDGLGFRSGGMGILFGVIGIVLGACFLALDFKQVEDGIAYGAPREESWMAAFGLTLTLVWIYLEFLRLIAILQSE; encoded by the coding sequence ATGAGGAGCAGCAACCCGGTCTTCTCGCGTCGGGGGTTCAGCCGTGACAGCGGCTACGCCGGTTCCAACGGCACACAGCAGCCGCAGGCCGGGAACCCGTACGCGACGAACCCCTACGCGACCAATCCGTACGCACAGCAGCCGCAGACGGCGGTCGGCCCGCAGGGTGCGCCGCCGGTAGCTCCGCCGCACGCCGGCCGTATGACGATGGACGACGTCGTCGCCCGCACCGGCATGACCGTGGGCACCGTGGTCGTCACGGCTGCGCTCGCCTGGATCGTCGACCTGTCTCTGGGACTCGCCATCGGCGCCGCGCTGGTGGCGATGGTGCTGGCGCTGGTGCAGGCGTTCAAGCGCACGGCGTCCCCGCCGCTGATCCTGGCGTACGCGGCGTTCGAGGGCCTCTTCCTCGGCGCCATCAGCAACTTCGTCGACAGCCGCATCGCCGACGGCGCGGCCATGCAGGCCGTGTTGGGCACCATGGCCGTCTTCACCGCGGTGCTGGTGATGTACAAGACCCGCATCATCCGGGTCACCCAGCGGTTCTACCGCTTCGTGCTCGCCGCCGCCATCGGCTTCGTGCTGCTGATGGGCGTCAACCTGCTGTTCGCCGCCTTCGGCGGGGGCGACGGGCTCGGCTTCCGCAGCGGCGGCATGGGCATCCTCTTCGGTGTCATCGGCATCGTGCTCGGCGCGTGCTTCCTCGCGCTCGACTTCAAGCAGGTCGAGGACGGGATCGCGTACGGCGCGCCGCGCGAGGAGTCCTGGATGGCCGCGTTCGGGCTGACCCTGACGCTGGTCTGGATCTACCTCGAGTTCCTCCGGCTGATCGCCATCCTGCAGAGCGAATGA
- a CDS encoding ABC transporter ATP-binding protein encodes MTTTTQAGAHAAVPAYPGVAAARAIDLSKVYGQGETKVVALDQVSVEFRKAEFTAIMGPSGSGKSTLMHCMAGLDSVSSGSAQIGDTELTSLKDKKLTQLRRDRIGFIFQAFNLLPTLNGLENITLPMDIAGRKPDQQWLDRVIETVGLSGRLKHRPNQLSGGQQQRVAVARALASQPEIIFGDEPTGNLDSRSGAEVLGFLRNSVRELGQTVVMVTHDPVAAGYADRVVFLADGRIVDDMPNPTAESVLDRMKAFDAKGRVS; translated from the coding sequence GTGACCACCACCACCCAGGCCGGCGCGCACGCCGCCGTCCCTGCCTACCCCGGAGTCGCGGCGGCCCGCGCCATTGACCTCTCGAAGGTCTACGGACAGGGCGAGACCAAGGTGGTCGCCCTGGACCAGGTCTCCGTCGAGTTCCGGAAGGCGGAGTTCACCGCGATCATGGGGCCGTCCGGCTCCGGCAAGTCGACCCTGATGCACTGCATGGCCGGCCTCGACTCGGTCTCCAGCGGCAGCGCGCAGATCGGCGACACCGAACTGACCTCGCTCAAGGACAAGAAGCTGACCCAGCTGCGCCGGGACCGCATCGGATTCATCTTCCAGGCGTTCAACCTGCTGCCCACCCTCAACGGGCTCGAGAACATCACGCTGCCGATGGACATCGCCGGCCGCAAGCCCGACCAGCAGTGGCTGGACCGGGTCATCGAGACCGTCGGCCTCTCCGGCCGGCTCAAGCACCGTCCGAACCAGCTCTCCGGCGGCCAGCAGCAGCGCGTGGCCGTGGCCCGCGCGCTGGCCTCCCAGCCGGAGATCATCTTCGGCGACGAGCCGACCGGCAACCTCGACTCCCGCTCCGGCGCCGAGGTGCTCGGCTTCCTGCGCAACTCCGTACGGGAGCTGGGCCAGACCGTCGTCATGGTCACCCACGACCCGGTCGCCGCCGGATACGCCGACCGCGTCGTCTTCCTCGCCGACGGCAGGATCGTCGACGACATGCCCAACCCCACCGCGGAGTCCGTGCTCGACCGCATGAAGGCGTTCGACGCCAAGGGCCGCGTCAGCTGA